attgtactttttactccatacattttctctgacaacccaaagtactcattacattttgaatgcttagcaggacagggaaaTGGTGAAATTGACGCACTTATGAAAataacacgtggtcatccctactgcctatgttctggcggactcactaaacacaaatgcatcttttgtaaataatgtctgagtgttggagtgtgccccgggctatccgtacattaaaaaaaaaaaaaaaaatggtgccGGCTGCTTtgcttaaaataaaaaatgtgaaatgatatatacttttacttctacttttgatacttaagtatattttagcaattacatttacttctgatacttaagtatatttaaaaccaaatactttgactttactcaagtactattttactgggtgactttcacttttaattAAGTAACTTTTTATTAAGGTATTTATACTTTCACTCAAGTACGACAATTCGgttctttttccaccactgtgtacATTTGGTACAGACATAAATCATCTCAAATGGTGGATTTGGCCCCCCCATCTGTCAACAGTTTCCACAAAATCTAATTTAAATAGTTTCATGCAACGTGTGGGAAACCAGAAATGCCCTCCTGGCTAATCTTCAACAGCACATTAGATCTATTAACAAGAATGACAAAGACACGTTACTAATAAAAAGAAATAGGAACACGCATTAGAACACTTAAAGGAATAGTTCACCAAAATGACatgttggtttccttaccctttaagcagtctatggacaaggtatgacaacaatccatgctttggtttaacTGGCCACTGATTCAAATGCTAACTTTTAagtatttgtggcacaaatccaatgcaagtcaatggttCCTATATTAGCATCTGCACACTTTATGTCCAAATCATCCTATAGTATCTAAAAATATATTGTGTAACTCAAATTACTACAGATTATTTGGTTTGTGgaccaggatgtagacatgaagctaaggTTATGATTCGGTTTAGGGTTgtggttcagggttagggttgaactgggatgtggacacgaatctagggttagggttgaggctaggttaGGTTTGAACTGGGGTGTTGAAGGTAGGAAGCTAAGGAAATCCAAATCCTCTGGGTTGATTATGAAGACTTTAATGTCATAAAATCCCATACTATTTTCTCTTGGCTAAATTAGAGTTTTTTTCAGAGACAATGGCATCTGGTTTCTGTTGTGCAATATGAGCGAATGGAATTTAATTATGTAACTTATAATACCTTCGTCTGTCCTGTCTTATGTTTTTAATTAAAGGATGAGAGCTAGTTTGTATTAAAACGCCCTACGTCAATCTCATAGATCTGCACTGGGTTCTGACAACTTAAACATTGTAATACACACACCTGCTGGTAGTAGACGGTTATTATGCCATTGTTATGTCATATCATTGTTATCTGGTTCATCTGATAATAGATTTGGTCACATGGGTGGCTGGCCCATATCTCCATTGCTGAATCGCTTCTCCTTATCCAGATCCATTTATAAGGCTGCTGAGCAGAAACAGCATCAGTACCGATACAGGTTCAATTTCTGGACATTATCCTCCTCTTAGATAAGGTCTGCCCAGGGGATTTGAGCTGGGTGGCTGTCTGTTTTCTACCCGTGGCAGTTCGTTTCCTCCTCTGGTTTTTAATCAGAGCCGTAATCTGCTGATGTTGCTCTAGAGGCCAGGCCCATATGCCACATTATTCTCGCTGTGACCTGGATCTAAGCCTTTTAAACCCTGCAGCAATTTGTCTCTGGCGAAAGACCGGTGTCAGAATCTGAAATCCTCCATGTCCTTTATCGGAATCTAATGCAAAACTGCGCACTTCCTAAAATTAAGTACTTCAAAGTGTTTCATCTGTGCACTCTATTTCAATATCACCAAACCCACAGGAATATGATGTGGTTGTGGCCGAGGTCCGGCTTCTCCAGGCTGGAGGCCAAACCCACAAGCAAAACGTATGTTACCGAACGCACATTTTCATCTAAAAGGGGAGAACATTTTGTCACATCATGGCAGACCTAGATAGATTGAAACCGGCTTTAATCTGTGTGTGAGCTGGAATAGTGGCGATTAATTGGTGAATAATCTGACCTTGTCTAAAGCAGATGTTGATCATCTAAGGGAGTGTTTAACTCTAGTGCAGTGCATGGAATAGGGAAAGTGGAGACCCCTATACTCAAATCTGGCAAAGATTTAATCCAGGTACATCACAAGGTAGAGTCAAAAAAAGAATCATACTTTATTACCATCTGTATACAATAAATTCCCTATCAAACATATCCATGTGTTAGAAGATAATCATCAtcattcatgaaaacaaaaataactactgtactttgagtataggcctacatttgaaaCATGACACTCATGTTTTCTCGACAGTGTGCAGaaatggaatagacattgaagaGAAAATGTTGAACAGAAAAAGACAAACACTGTACTGGTGTTTTAAGACATAAATTAACAGGGTAAATTGTAAGCAGTCAAACACTTCAGGTAGGTCTTAAATGATACATCGAAAAATAATGACGTCCAGTCCTCCAGTTCCACAAGTCACAGACTTCTAGATACATCATGCAAAACTGCTCATACTCTAAAATATTGTTTCTCAAACTCTTGGAACCAGAATGGGCCATGCATTATGACCATGATGAAGTAGAAGAGAGAATTAATGCCTCCAACAAGTTCAACTGAATGTTAAGGAGCAGTCTGAGCCTGAGGTGTGTTATGAACCCTCACAGTCAGTTTGCTGCAGATGGGAAATGGACCCTTTTATTTCTTCAAACATAAAATGACCAGGGAGCAGGGTGTGAAATATGATTCTAGATCGGTGAGGGAAAATGCATCTATTGAACTGATTACACACTCACTCAGTGTCCCTCCCCCATGACAGTCACCTCTCCTGGGACTGCGACTCAGCATCCCAGCTCTTGCCGCCACGTTGGTTCTTCTTGCGGGTGTGCTCAGCCATAACCACAGCTGCCAACACGGTAACCAGCACCGTCACAGTGATGACCAGCACGGTGGCCGTCTCTGCCATGCACAACTGACTGTCCACCCACGCCAGCGAGGCACCCGCCAGCTGCAAAGGCTCGCGGCACGTCACGTTGTGGTAGTCGTCAACGTGCAAGTGGCGCACACTCAGCAGCTTGCTGAAGACCCGGTGCAGGTCGCAGTCGCAGTTCCACGGGTTGCCAGCTAGCTGCAGGTGGGTGCCGGCCGTGTGGAGGCTCAAGAAGGTCTTGAACTTAAGGTGCTGCAGCTGGTTTCCCTCTAGGCCCAGCAGGGTGAGGCTGTGCAGGGGAGCCAGAGCTTCCGTGTCGATGTGAGTGATGTTGTTCTGGCCCAGCTGCAGGGCCTCCAGGACGGACAGCATGGACAGGGAACCATGGCGCACAGCTCCCAGCTGGTTGGCATGGAGGTAGAGGTGGCGCAGTCGAGACAGGCCCCGGAAGGCTCCTGGCTGGAGGAAGGTGATGTGGTTGTGGCTGAGGTCCAGCTTCTCCAGGCTCTCCAGGTGCTCCAGGCTGGAGACTTCCAGCCGCTCAAGGGTGTTGTGGTCCAGCCGGAGCTCCCGGACCGAGGACAGACTGTGGGAGAAGTCCGACGGCAGCCGGCGCAGCTTGTTACGGCTCATGTCCAGCTTCTCCAGAAAGGAGAGGGAGTAGAAGGCCTGGGAGCGGAGGAGGGTACAATAAATTATTAACATGAAAAAGTAATCATCGGCATCAAACCCTCATATCCACCATCAAATCCTTATGCTAAACTATGCCACTAATGCATAGGCTATCGCAGTGTTTCTCAATCCATTACTAGTGTTAGGATAGAACAAAAATGTACACAGTAGGTCCCCCATGAGTATATGACATTATACGGGTTTCGCATGTGTTACCTCGGGTTGCAGCAGCTGGATTCCACTATCAGACAGCACCAGGACACGCAGTGACCAAAGTCCGGCAAAGGCACGGCTCCGCACTTCCATCAGCAAGTTACCACCCAGGTCCAGCAGCCAGGTGCCATGGGACAGGCCATGGGGCACT
The sequence above is a segment of the Salvelinus alpinus chromosome 1, SLU_Salpinus.1, whole genome shotgun sequence genome. Coding sequences within it:
- the LOC139577102 gene encoding leucine-rich repeat-containing protein 4C-like — translated: MLFPALLLLALSSVVGSKECPHHCLCYEHSDLVDCRARGFLQVPHGLSHGTWLLDLGGNLLMEVRSRAFAGLWSLRVLVLSDSGIQLLQPEAFYSLSFLEKLDMSRNKLRRLPSDFSHSLSSVRELRLDHNTLERLEVSSLEHLESLEKLDLSHNHITFLQPGAFRGLSRLRHLYLHANQLGAVRHGSLSMLSVLEALQLGQNNITHIDTEALAPLHSLTLLGLEGNQLQHLKFKTFLSLHTAGTHLQLAGNPWNCDCDLHRVFSKLLSVRHLHVDDYHNVTCREPLQLAGASLAWVDSQLCMAETATVLVITVTVLVTVLAAVVMAEHTRKKNQRGGKSWDAESQSQER